In one Dermacentor albipictus isolate Rhodes 1998 colony chromosome 4, USDA_Dalb.pri_finalv2, whole genome shotgun sequence genomic region, the following are encoded:
- the LOC139059468 gene encoding transmembrane protease serine 3-like yields MEFRETLGFVILLGLLGIAMADCGLRNVSSEKIVGGRPAKQCEFPWQVSLQVNGYHICGGSIISPDTVVTAAHCLSGRIANKETMFCAGELLGGKDSCQGDSGGPAIQYQNGTSVLVGIVSFGRGCARLTHAGVYTRVPNYIDWIQEQAKKL; encoded by the exons ATGGAATTCCGTGAAACGCTCGGTTTTGTTATACTGCTCGGTTTGCTTGGAATCGCCATGG CCGACTGCGGATTGAGGAACGTCTCTTCAGAAAAGATTGTGGGGGGAAGACCAGCCAAGCAGTGCGAATTTCCATGGCAG GTATCACTTCAAGTGAACGGTTACCACATCTGCGGAGGATCAATCATTTCTCCAGACACTGTCGTCACTGCTGCGCACTGCCTCAGCGGAAG GATAGCAAATAAG GAGACGATGTTTTGCGCCGGCGAACTGCTGGGCGGCAAAGATTCTTGTCAG GGCGACTCCGGTGGACCTGCAATCCAGTACCAAAACGGAACCTCTGTGCTAGTGGGCATAGTTTCGTTTGGACGAGGTTGCGCTCGCCTGACGCATGCCGGCGTTTACACAAGAGTGCCCAACTACATTGATTGGATCCAAGAACAAGCCAAAAAGCTGTGA
- the LOC139059467 gene encoding trypsin-1-like — translation MCYLTPLAALLVLLHTQTTHGAVQCGESRTPGRRIVGGREAMPGEFPWQVALRIRGYVFCGGSIVSPTEVVTAAHCVQGMSAKRLNVLAGTLKRTEPLDSTAQERGVKEIIVHEGFVGNDKLSNDIAVLKLNDSFDFEGSNGFVGPVCLPQENFRAEALLTVSGYGTLSAGGPQAGNLRAVAVPIVSDSKCSHIYKEAFESFHEENPFDADTMFCAMEEGGGKDSCQGDSGGPAVQRRGGLSELVGVVSWGVGCGHSRYPGVYTEVARYVPWIQKHTSATKSNH, via the exons ATGTGTTACCTAACTCCGTTAGCAGCTCTCCTGGTCCTTCTGCACACACAAACCACTCATG GCGCGGTTCAGTGCGGGGAGAGCCGAACGCCCGGAAGGCGCATCGTAGGTGGTCGCGAGGCTATGCCCGGCGAATTTCCCTGGCAG GTGGCGCTCAGAATTCGGGGATACGTGTTCTGTGGAGGTTCCATCGTTTCGCCGACTGAGGTGGTCACAGCAGCACACTGCGTTCAAGG AATGAGTGCGAAGAGGTTGAATGTTCTGGCTGGCACCCTCAAAAGAACTGAACCACTGGACAGTACTGCTCAGGAACGAGGG GTAAAAGAAATCATCGTGCACGAGGGCTTCGTAGGCAACGACAAACTAAGCAACGACATTGCCGTGCTGAAGCTGAACGACTCGTTCGACTTCGAAGGCTCAAACGGTTTCGTGGGACCAGTGTGCCTGCCTCAGGAGAATTTCAGAGCTGAGGCACTGCTCACTGTGTCCGGCTACGGCACGTTGTCTGCTG GTGGACCACAGGCAGGAAATCTGAGGGCAGTGGCTGTACCCATCGTTTCCGACAGCAAATGCAGCCACATCTACAAGGAGGCCTTCGAAAGCTTTCATGAAGAAAACCCTTTCGACGCTGACACCATGTTCTGTGCCATGGAAGAAGGTGGAGGAAAGGACTCCTGCCAG GGGGACTCCGGAGGCCCCGCTGTGCAACGACGCGGAGGATTGTCCGAGCTGGTGGGTGTGGTCTCGTGGGGTGTGGGATGCGGCCATTCGCGCTACCCTGGAGTCTACACCGAAGTGGCCCGCTACGTGCCCTGGATCCAAAAGCACACGTCGGCCACTAAGAGCAACCACTGA